Proteins found in one Choloepus didactylus isolate mChoDid1 chromosome 3, mChoDid1.pri, whole genome shotgun sequence genomic segment:
- the RASL11B gene encoding ras-like protein family member 11B has product MRLIQNMCTIAEYPAPGSAAAAADCCLGAAGRRLVKIAVVGASGVGKTALVVRFLTKRFIGDYERNAGNLYTRQVQIEGETLAIQVQDTPGIQVHENGLSCNEQLNRCIRWADAVVIVFSITDYKSYELIGQLHQHVQQLHLGTRLPMVVVANKADLLHIKQVDPQLGLQLASMLGCSFYEVSVSENYNDVYNAFHVLCKEVSHKRPPSSTPEKRRTSLIPRPKSPNMQDLKRRFKQALSAKVRTVTSV; this is encoded by the exons ATGCGCCTCATTCAGAACATGTGCACCATCGCCGAGTACCCCGCCCCGGgcagcgccgccgccgccgcggatTGCTGCCTGGGGGCCGCGGGCCGCCGCCTCGTGAAGATCGCCGTGGTAGGGGCCAGCGGCGTGGGCAAGACCG CTCTGGTCGTCCGGTTCCTCACCAAACGATTCATTGGTGACTATGAAAGAAATGCAG GTAATCTCTATACCAGGCAAGTCCAAATAGAGGGTGAAACCCTGGCTATACAGGTTCAAGACACTCCAGGTATTCAG GTCCATGAGAATGGCTTGAGCTGCAACGAACAGCTGAATAGGTGCATTCGCTGGGCAGATGCCGTGGTGATTGTTTTCTCCATCACTGATTACAAGAGCTATGAACTCATTGGCCAGCTCCATCAGCATGTCCAGCAGCTCCACCTGGGTACCCGGCTGCCCATGGTGGTTGTGGCCAACAAAGCTGACCTTCTGCACATCAAGCAGGTGGACCCTCAGCTTGGACTGCAGCTGGCCAGCATGCTGGGATGCTCCTTCTATGAAGTATCTGTCAGCGAAAATTACAATGACGTGTACAACGCCTTCCATGTCCTGTGTAAAGAAGTGAGTCACAAACGGCCGCCCAGCAGCACACCAGAAAAGCGAAGGACCTCCCTCATCCCCAGGCCTAAGTCACCCAACATGCAGGACCTGAAGAGGAGGTTCAAGCAAGCCCTCTCTGCAAAAGTGAGGACTGTCACTTCCGTCTGA